Sequence from the Methanosarcina siciliae T4/M genome:
AAAACCTTTCTGCGGGGAAAAGATACTTTTAGAAAGCTACTAATAATTTAAAGAAGCTTAAAAATAAGGAGCTTTAAATATGCCTTTTCATGTGATGCTGATCCCTACCCTGGGCTGTCCTTCCAACTGTAATTATTGCTGGAGTTCTGAGGAAAAGTCCCCGATAATGAGCATTGAGACCATTAAAGAAGTGGTAGAATGGCTTAAAGTTTTCAGGCAGGACCCTGTTACCTTTACCTTCCACGGGGGAGAACCTCTCCTTGCGGGGGCTGATTTTTACCGGGAGGCCTTACCTTTGCTGGCCGAGGGTCTGAGCCCCAGGAATATCGCTTTTGCTATACAGACAAACCTCTGGAAACTTACTCCGGAAATAGCCGAAATTTTTGCCAGGTATAATGTCCCCATTGGTTCCAGTCTGGACGGCCCCCGGGAACTTAACGACCTGCAGAGGGGAAAGGGCTACTACGAAAAAACCATGAAAGGCTATGAGATTGCGAAGGACCATGGACTTACTGTGAGATTTATCACTACTTTTACCTCCCACTCGGTAAAGTTCAGGGAGGATATTTTCAACTTCTACCTGGAAAAAGGTTTAACTCTTAAGCTGCATCCCTGCCTGCCTTCTTTGAAAGGAGACAACCCGGAAAAATGGGCACTTGACCCTGAAAAATACGGAGAACTCTTAATTTATCTTCTGGACAAGTACCTTGAAAACCTGGGCAAAATCGAGGTTATGAATATTGACCAACTGTGCAAATGCGTGTTCACAGGCAGAGGCACTGTCTGTACCTATGTAGACTGCATGGGAGATACTTTTGCAGTTGGCCCTGACGGAGGCATATATCCCTGTTACCGCTTCGTAGGCATGCCCGAATATGTCATGGGAAACGTTTATGACCGCCCTACCATTGCAGACCTTGCCCAATCAGAAGCCTGGAAGCTTATGCATAAATACAAGGAGTTTGTGGACTCTGCATGCAGCAAATGCTCTCATATCAAATACTGCAGGGGTGGATGCCCTTACAATGCCTTAGTTCCCACCGACGGGGAAATAAAAGCTGTCGATCCTCACTGTGTTGCCTATAAGATGATATTCGATGAAATTACAGATCGGGTAAACCAGGAAATGTTCGGATCTGCTGGTGGTATGGATATGTTTTTGCCTCAGACAATGAAGCCTTCCAGACCGGGTATAATGTCTCTGATGCTCAAGAAAATTTGAAAATTAACCAGAAAAAATGAGAAGGGTCACAGGGTAGAGCAAAAACCCCAGTAAATTAACCATAATATTTTTTTATAGCCTTTTAAGAGCTTTAATATTGAATTAAAGCTCTTTAATATTGAATTTTCTTTTTTGAGGTTAAAAGCAGGAGATTAAAGAAAAAGGAGATTAAGAAAAAGGAGATTAAAGAAAAAGGAGATTAAGAAAAAGGAGATTAAAGAAAAAGGAGATTAAGAAAAAGGAGATTAAGAAAAAGGAGATTAAAGAAAAATCCCTGCGTTTCTCATGCAGACTTATCATGCATAAATCATTATTGAATCGAGCCTTACGGTACCTACCTTTGTCCAGTACTTGCAAATATCACAGTACTGAGTCTCGCCATCGGAGCACAATTTCAGTTCAGAGTTACATTTTGGACATATTTTTAGATGTTTCATAGATAAACTCCTGATTTTCTATTTTTCAACTGGATAAATAATTCCAAGACAGTGCAAGAAGAAGCCCGGAGGCGCTGTATCTGCTGTATTCCCCAATACAGCCTCTTCGAATATCATGCTCCCCCAGGCAAATTGATTTGAAGAGAGGATCAGCGACCCCCAGGAGATTCTTTCACGGCTCTTATTTTAAGTTCTCAGTTTCCTCCTTATCTGTTCCCCAGCTCCAGTATATATTAATAGCATAAGTTATATTAAATAAATTATATGAAAAATTGTTTTCAAGCAAAAAATAGTTTGATGTAAAAAATTTCAAGCCCATCATCTCTTTTCTTAAGCGGGACCTGGTGATTCTGTAAAACAAGTAACAGAGGCAGTGTTCATTAAACTGAAATCTGACATTTATTTTGAAACCTTCAGGGAAGAAGAATTAAAGATATGGCTGATAGTGACCAAGAGTCTAGATTTTTCTCGGAAACCCGAGACTGGGATTTTCAGCTTGCAGTAATGATTGATTCTGATTTTTCATTATAAGTGTTTTTCATTTAGCTCTGTGTAAAGATTTTTTTGTCAAAGCCTTGTCTAAGCCACCCGAAACTTCAGGATTATTTTTAATTCTTAAAAATTCCGCTCATGCAGTCATATGCTAACGAATAAGGTTCAGAAAAAAGTTGTAAAGAAATTGTTAACCCATAAATGATGAGCTTTAGGCTCGGTTTATTTAATCCATTCTTTTGCGAATTGAGATGATTTATATAGATCCACTTTCTAAACTAAGCATATGGAAGAGGGTAAGATTAAGAACACGATAACAAGGAGTTTTGAACTTCAGGACTACAGGATAAAAGGAACAGAACTTTCTGGCTTCTGGGCCGACCTGCTCAGCAAGGAAGAACTGACGGTTGATGTAAACTACAGGCCTGAAAATGAAAAGGTCTTCAGCCCGGCAGAAACAGAAGCTCTTGTCCGCGAAGTCTGCGGAAAATGCAAAAGCTTTGAAGCCCGGCTTCCCGAGAATATAAAATGTGAAGCCACTTTCAAAGACTTCGGGGAAAAAGTCTATAAAACCGACCAGCCTGATTTTGGCCTGAAGCCAGGGGAAATGGACGAAGTTAAGGTTGCTTATCGCTTCTATGTGGCTTATTACGTGTAGTCAGTTTTACAGTAACTAAATTTGATAGCCAAATTGAATTAAATTCAGCTTAACACGACGAATCTTCACTTAAGTTCGAAAAATAAACTTAACAACACACAAAAAAACCACCCGGTAAAAACAAGAACAATGAAGCAAAAACAGAAAGGAGAATAAAAAATGTCTCAACCAAATAAAAGCCCGGGCTTCGCTGCAGTACTTTCTTTCTTTATCCCGGGACTCGGGCAGATCTATAACGGGCAAATAATGAAGGGAATTATTTTTATTATCCTCGCCTCGATTTTCGGATTCCTGACAGTAGTTTTAATCGGTTACATCCTTTATCCGCTGTTCTGGATATACAATCTCTATGATGCCTACAATACTGCCAGGGAAATCAATGAGAGGTACGGCGGATATTATTGAATAAGATTTGAGGATAAACTTCCGGAAATAATTTTTCAGAAATAAACTTCCGGAAATAAACTTCCGGAAATAAACTTCCGGAAATAAACTCCGGAAAGAAAGTTTTCCCCAATTATTTAGAGAGACAGACTGATAGAACTCGCGTCAACTTATTAACCGTGACTGGTAATGAATATCGAACTCACGATGAGCACGATAATCATTTTTCACTTTTTTATTTGACTCTTAAGCCTGAAATTTCGTTCGAGGTTTATGGTTCCGTGCTCAATATAACCTTAATTTGACAGTATCCACTAATTGATATTGAAAATCTATCCTATTCTTAGCTCAAACTAATTTGACACAGGGTTATGAATCTATCTAATTTTATAATAAATTCTATGGAATAGTGCCCATTTTTGTTACAATTAAGCTATTGATCTTATCAAAATTAGCAAAAATATAATTTCTGAGTCCATTTTTCACGAACTTTATTGTAAGTGTCAAATTTTTCAAGCTTTTTTTGATGAATTTTGTGGATTTGTGCTTGATTTCCTCAAATTCATATCGCATCAGCGATATGAATAATTGAGCAATAAATCCCAGTATAATAGCTCCATGAATGCTATTTTCTGACCAAACCCTTAACGGCTTAATCTGTATTTCGTTTTTAAGTGAGTTGAATATTTTCTCTATAGAGTCCTTTTCTCGATATATTTCCAATGCCTTTTCAAGTGTCAAATTCTTGTCTGATTTAAGGCAGAAAAATCCTTCTCTTCCATTAATTATGGAACTCTTTAGTAGTTCTATCGCTTCATCATCACTAAGCTCTTCGAGCTTAGTCTTAAAAGAATAGTCAATCTCAATCAACTCATTGTTTATTCTGAATTTTTTGGGAAGCTTTTTATTTTTGACAATTATCTCCTGTATCTCTTTTGCTTCCTGTAACTTCTTCAGGACAGTTCTTGCCTTTGCTTCCAACTGTTTTTCTTGTAATGATTCTGAAAAATAGAAATACTTAATGCTATTTGGCTTGACTATTTTTATCCCATAAATTCCTTTCTCAGAATCTATCTGTTCTGCTTTAGTTACATCAAATTTCTCAATGATTTTATCGTCACTTGAATTCAGTTTCATGGAAGTAAGATATGTCATCTTATCTTCCTGTATCAGCTTAATGTTTTCAACTGTATTAGCGCCTTTATCAAAAACAATAAGAGATCCTTTTTTGAGTTTACTTTTTACCTGGTTATACGTCTCAGGAAAATGTTTCAGATCAAGAACATTTCCTTTGTTTACTGTAACTCCAATGGGTATGTTAATTGGTTTTTTGAGTTCACTTACTCCAACTGTTATCTGAAGCTTATCAGGTCTATGATCTCTGCTATATCCAAACTTTCCAAGCTTGGATTTTGTGCCGTAAAGAGTTATACTTGTCCAGTCAAGGTTTATATCTGTCTCTTCAAAATCATAAACGGAAAATAGATTACCTAAAATATCAGAAAGAATTTCCTCTTTGTTGCGCCCCAGGATCTCAAGTGTTCTGTAAAGAACCTTTTCGTGAAAACTCTCGAGATTCAAAATCTCGAGAATTTCTTTCTGATTTAACCATTTGCCAGCTTCTTTAATGCTAAAATTCTCGGTGAGCTTGTAGCTCACCAAGCCTATTAATAAACTCAGTACTTCGCTAAAAATCTCTTCTCCATGTCTTCTCTCCATTCGTTTACCTCAGGCACTCCACTACTAATCTAACCTTCAACTTTCGTCTCAGCCATTCTTCAATGAGTAGTATAAACATTTCAAATCTGAACTTATCTTCATCTATTACCTGAGGACCTCTTTTAACAATCGTAAAATGTTTTTTCTGAAGGTATAACCATATGTTTTTTAACAGGAAAGATATCAGTGCATAAAAGTACCTGATAATTGCGTTTTTAGATGAGGTCTTTGGTTTGACCACATTCCTCATCCTGTATGAAGATTCAATAGCAAATCTTCTTCTGTAAACCGTACTGACCTTTCTTGGAGACCATTTGATTCCAAAAACGACAAAACCAAGGTTTTCACATCCTTTTTTATCTCTTTTCCCTTTCAGATACTTGACATCAATAATAATGTCTAGAAGAATCTTTTTCTTAGAGTTTTTCATGACATATTGTTCGCTACGTGCCTTATTCCCTTTCAGGATCTGTTTCATCCGTTTTCCTTTCTTGACAACTGGAACTATATGTGGAACCTGGTTACTTTGCAAAAATTTAAACACGTCAATAGAATAAAACTCTCTATCCAGGCAGAGAATTTTAATGTTAAAGTTCAGTTTTTTGATGAGGCTGATAAAATGGGAGAGGTATTCAACTTTTGTTTTATCCTTTTCGACAGGAAGAACAGATATGGTAAACCTCTCATTCTTGTTAATGATATAAAGAGAGACATATGAGTAAAAGGAGTTTGTTGACTTTTTAGCCTGCCCACATATTACATATTTTTCATTAGATGGATCTTTTTTTCCGTAATAAGGATCATTGGTATAATCAACAGCGAATTTATAACTTTTGCCTGTTTTCAGGGTTTTTATGAGTTCTTGAAGGAGAATCTTTTCATTCGATTTGATCAGTTCTTCCATGTTTAGTTTTTTAAGATGGCATCGTAGAGATGTTTCGCAAGCAACATTCTGATACTGTGTTGCAACAGAATGAACAGAATTCCTGTTGACTGACATACTCACAACGGTACGAAAAACGTCTTCACTTGTAAGAGAACCATTGATCTTGATGGTCACATGATCAGTGAGAGACCTTAATACGGCATCAATACATTCTTTTGCCTTTAATTCAAGTTTAGGATTATTTCCGGGCTTATATGATAAAAGAGACATAGGAGGGGCATTTTAATCATATATAAGGGTATCGGAAAACCGTTTTTACGAGGAAATGAAAATTAGCGAAGTACTGAAACTATTGAGATCTAAACCTCGGCTTTTATGCTTACCAAAAACATCAGAGAAATTAAGTTTTTCATAAAAGTATTGAACAGCAAGCATCGAGCCGATAGGAACACATATATTCTTGTTAGGAATAGTAGGGAATGCTCTTATTTTTGTTTTTAGATTCATCAAATCAATAACGAAAATAAGAGTATTTATTTTTATAGAAATGTCAAACTAAGGATATAATGCTCGTTTTTTTATTTGCTTCAGTCATAGTGCTGGTAGCAATGTTTGCCTCTGCAAAGTAGAATGAGACGAAAGAGAACAATCCAAAGAAGATGACTCTGATAATGGGGAATAAGAGCCAGGATTGAGTAAATTCTCAAAAACGCACATGATATTCTTCGAATAACATGCCCAAAATATGAAAGTCTTTTTTCCTTGCCTTTTTTGATTATTAACTCCATCATTCCCTTTGGACAGGAAGGTTGTTTTCTTTTTGGTTCTTCGAAGCCGTACAAAAACTAACTGTGAATTGCCATCGAAGGCCCAGATGTGACTTTGATCACGGATGCCAAATTGCCTTTGAGGCAATTCTACTGTCCTGGAAATAATGGAGTAATGTAAATTGGAAGGGGAAATAAACAAATCTTGTGGTTTAGACATTCACAAACGTTTTGTTATTGCTACTATTCTGAGTAGATCAGGTGAAAAACAGCTACAGCGTTTTGATAGAGATGATGATGGAATTTTAGCCCTTAAAAATTGGGTAACATCAGAGAAATGTGATGTTGTTGCATGTGAATCAACAAGTGACTTCTGGGTTCCGATTTATGAGGCATTGATAGATCATTTGCCTGTTATAGTTGGAAATGCTCGAGATATGAAGGCATTTACACATAAAAAAACGGATAAAATAGATTCAGAAGTAATTGCACAACTTGCATTGAATAAAATGGTTCAACCATCAAGAGTTTTTCCGAAAAGGCATAGAGAATTCAGGTCATACGTTAGGCTCAGGTTAACTCTTGTAAGGAAAAGAACAGATATAAAAAATGAAGCTCATGCTATTCTTTCTTCTGAAATGTTGCATCTAGGTGATGTGCTTACTGACATTTTTGGAAAAAATGGCAGAGCAATTCTAGCAGGAATTTCTTCAGGCAAGAATGTTGATCAGATTATAGAATCGCTTTCTCCAAATGTAAGGAAAAAAGGTGTTCAGATAAGAGAAATTCTAGACAGGGAAATATCCCAGAGTGCCGCAATCAGGCTTCAAATATGCCTGGACCTTATAAAACATTTAGATGATGAAATTGAAGTTCTGGAAAGGGAAATTTTCAATTATGCTTATCAAAAGCATAAAAGGGAAATGGAAATTTTACTTTCAGTTCCAGGTATTGGAGAAATTGGGGCAGCAACTCTAATTGCTGAGATAGGAAATTTCAGCGATTTTTTATCGGGAGATAAACTTGCTTCATGGCTTGGTCTGGTTCCAAATGTCTATCAATCTGCGGATAAATACCATAACGGAAGAATCACTAAGAGAGGATCTAAAGTAGCAAGGTGGATTCTAACTCAGATTGCTCAGGCAGCAGCAAGAAAGAAGAACAGCAAGTTAAAAGAGTTTTTTAACAGGAAAAAGAAGACAATTGGACATGCAAAGGCAATTATTGCCCTGGCAAGGAAAATTGCAACGATAGTATGGCATCTGATAACAAAGGATGAGATGTACGAAGATGAAACAGGGTATGAAAAGGGGGAAGTTAAAAAGAGGAAGATTGTGGAGACCGAGATATTCTCGGTTGATGAACGGATAACAATAATTAGTGGAATAATTGCAATGATGGGAAAAAAGGATGGGGAGAGTACGTGATGATATTTTTCATCACGGACTTTCATGCCAAAAGAAAGAAAAAGAAAAGGTTAATCTTTAGGGGGGTTCGCGCCTTAAAAATAGTCGCTTATTTTTGATTTCTGCGGCTGAAAATAAACATTATTCCCAGTATTGCCGCAACGGGCAGGGCTATTGTGGGGAATTCGGGAATATGGGCGCCCCCTGTAACCCAACTGCTGTCTTGATTTTTTCCTGAAACATCCAATATATCAGTACCAAATCCAAGATGTACAACAATACTGTTTTTTAGAGCATTTTCCGGAAGCTGAGCAAGTGACTGATTTAGCTCAATTACAATCGGCCCTCGTGATTTTGTTTTATCGGTAGATTTATCACAGAGGGTAAAGAACTCGCCAAACCCGGCAAAGTTACTTTTGTAATCAGATGTATGTGTCCATACATTATCACTATGATCAGGATCGGCGACACTTTTTACATACTCATTTCGAAGATAAAGCCTGATGCCTTTTATATCAGCCTTTTCACCATTTACAACCGTACTTTCGTCCGTGATAATTATGTGCGTCCCATTGCATGTCACCTTAATACTTATGCCATCAACGTTTTCGCTTGTATTCGTTAAATAAAAAGTTTCCGCACTTGCAGTGCCAACCATAAGCAACAAAAGTGCAAGAACTCCAATAATATATTTTAACTTCACCCGTCAAACCTCCTTTAGAGAAATTAATTGAATGTTTTTTTATACATCCATAAATAGATAAACTTATTTAGTTAAATATATTTTATACAGTACATGAATTACTGATAATATAATCAGCATCAATAAAGATCTTCATAAAAATTAAATTATGGAATTTTTTGAGATCTAATTAATATAAGAAATCATATATAATTACAAAAAAAGTAAATATTGAAGCAAATTATATATCTGACCTGGAGTTCCCACCAAACTTAGAAAAGTTTGAGTTTCAGGAATGCCTAACTCTGCAAAATATGTAATAAATTTGATGTAAAAATAAAAAGACTAATATAGATGAATGTTTAACCCGGGGCAATAGAAAGAAAAGAACTACAAAAAAGTAAGAAACTGATGGAAATGATTTTTATCTTCAGGGACTAACATCACTCTCAGCTTATTTTTATATTTTTTTCCAGCTTCTTCATTGGTCATATTTTCCGAAGCACATTTTGTGTTGTTTCTACTCATGGATATTTTATGATTTCTGGAAATATCTGATCCTGGAACACAGGCACCTGATTCTATAATCAATCAGATAAGAATATAAAGCATTCATTTCCAATTTACATGTATTTAGGTAACAAATTAATTTAAGTTCATAACATAAAATATTAAATAGATCAAAAATAATTGTATTTTGATTTAAAAAATATCGAGGTAAACAAATGAAATTAAAACCAAGCAAAAGAGAGCAAATCTTTCCCCTGCCTGTTGCCCTTATTTCCACGGTTTCCAAGGAAGGAATCCGAAACGCGGCTCCCTGGTCCAATGTAACTCCAATCCTCCGCCCCCTGGATGAAGTGGTGCTCGCTTCCTGGCTCAAGCGCGATACCCTCGCAAACATCCGGGAAACAGGAGGATTTGTCATCAATATACCTCCAGTTGAGATGGCAGAAGCAGTCATGATCTGTTCTCGAAATTATCCGCCGGAAGTAGATGAATTCGAAATGGCCGGGCTAAAATCCCATCCCTCGGAGGAAATTCTGGCTCCCGGTATTGAAGGATGCCTGGCCTGGGCCGAATGTACCCTTGTGGAGGAAATCCTGAGAGAAAATTTCTCCCTCATCATAGGAAAAGTTGTTAATTTAGAAGTAGATGAGAAATTCTTTGATGAGGAAGGCAAAATGGATTTCGAAAACGCAAAACCAATGTCCTGCATGCTGGGATCAAAAGGCCTTACCTTTACCTGCCCCAGAGACAGTGGAAAATCAGCAGACTATTCCGAAATGTTTTTGGGAGGAAAAGAGGCTTTAAGCCCAAGACCCTGAATTTTGTCCTTAACGGCTTATGAGATAAATGAGATAAAAGAAAATTCATTATCCTGTGAAGTGATATGATGGACTATTTTATTCAAGAGTCAGTCTTTTCAAGCTACTTCACACCGCTTTTATCTCTTTTTCCAGGTTCTTTATGAGCTCCCTTAGCTGGATTGCGCGCTCGAAGTCCAGCCTGTCGGCAGCCTCCCTCATCTCGGCGTCCAGTTCGATAATTACATTAGGGATATCGGTCTTCGGGATGTGTTTTGTGTCGGTAATATCCACGACCTTTTCCCTGATGGGTTTCCGGATGGTTTTCGGGATTATGCCGTGTTCTTCATTGTAGGAGATCTGCATGGAACGGCGGCGTTCGGTCTCATTTACTGCTTTTTTGATGGAATCTGTCCTGTTGTCGGCGTAGAGGACGACCTTCGAACTGGAGTTCCGGGCTGCGCGGCCTATGATCTGGATAAGACTCTTTGAGTCCCGGAGAAAGCCTTCCTTATCCGCATCAAGGATTCCGATAAAACCTACTTCGGGAATATCAAGCCCTTCCCTGAGCAGGTTGATCCCGACAAGGACGTCGAACTTGCCAAGGCGCAGTTCGCGGATGATTTCCGTCCTTTCTATGGTCTTGATATCGGAGTGCAGGTAGCGGGCCTTAATCTCATTTCGGGCAAGGAACTCGGTCAGTTCTTCTGCGAGCTTCTTGGTAAGGGTGGTCACAAGAGCGCGGTCTCCCCTCTCCACTATTTTCCGGATCTCCTGCATAACATCCTTTACCTGGCCTTCAAGGGGACGTATCTCAACCTCAGGGTCAACGAGCCCTGTCGGACGGATGATCTGTTCCACAATCCTGGCAGAATGCTCCCGTTCGTAGTCCGAAGGGGTTGCCGAGACGAAGATCACGTTTTTCATATATATTTCAAATTCTTCAAATTTCAGGGGTCTGTTGTCATAGGCACTGGGGAGCCTGAAACCATAATCGATAAGGCTCTTTTTCCGAGAACGGTCCCCATTGTACATCCCGTGAAGCTGAGGGATTGTCTGGTGGCTTTCGTCAATGACCAGGAGGAAATCGTCAGGGAAATAGTCAAGCAAACAGAAAGGCTGCTCTCCGGGCTGCCTGTGGTCAAAGTGCCTTGAGTAATTCTCAATGCCCTTACAGTTGCCGGTTTCCTCAATCATCTCCATGTCGTAGAGCGTGCGTTGTTTTAGCCGGTGGGATTCGAGCAGCCCGAGGGTGGGGAGGTGTTCTTCAAGCTCTTCAAGAATGGACCGGATTGCACTTTTCTGCTCCTCTTCCGGAATAACATAGTGCCGCGCAGGGTAGATGAAGAAGTAGTCCATGTCTTCTTTTCGCTGGCCTGTCTGCTTGTCCACTTCGGAAATCCGGTCCACCTCGTCCCCGAAGAGTTCGACCCGGATGATGTCATCGAAGTAACCGGGAATAATATCAATGGTATCTCCTTTTACGCGAAAACGTCCGGGCATGAGTTCCATGTCGTTTCTTTCAAACTGGATGTCGATAAGTTTCTCGAGGATTTCTTTTCTCTGGACCTTATCTCCGACCTTCAGTTCAAACCCCATCTTCTGGAAATTCTCAGGGTTGCCAAGCCCGTAGATGCAGGACACCGAAGCCACCACAATAACGTCCTGGCGCGACATCAGGGAGGCTGTGGCTGCAAGGCGCATCTGTTCGATCTTCGGGTTTATCTGGGCATCTTTTTCAATGTACTGGTCCTTAGCAGGGAGATAGGATTCAGGCTGGTAATAGTCGTAGTATGAAACAAAGTACTCAACCCTGTTTTCAGGGAAGAACTCCCTGAACTCGTTATAAAGCTGGGCAGCCAGGGTCTTGTTGTGGGCAATAACAAGAGTCGGTTTTCGAACCTGGTTTATAACATTTGCAACCGTGTAGGTCTTTCCGGATCCGGTCACCCCGAGCAGGGTCTGGAACTGCTCTCCTTTCCTCAGCCCTTCCACAAGTTTTTCGATCGCCTGGGGCTGGGACCCTTTAGGTTCAAACCCGGAGACCAGTTTAAACTGCGGGCTGTCCCAGTACCGCGCATCGTGCAGTAGTTCGAACTTTTTTTTGGATGACTCCCCGGATGTCTGGCTGGAAACTTTCATAGAATCAAGACCTTCTTAAGTAAACGGAATTAATTGACATCGATGATTGAGGAAACCGACAAGACAGAAGGCTACGATTTACCGTGCACTACTTCTGTACATTACGATTTACTTTATCAACGATTTTTGTCTTAACAGGCGGTTGTAGGTGATTGCAAACCTGTGGGCTTCGTCCCTGATTTCCTGGACAAAGAGAGAAGCCTTTTCATTTTTCTTGACGGGAAGAGGGGATTTAAGCCCCGGAACATAAAGTTCCTCTTCTCTTTTGGCAATGGAAATAATCGGAATCCTTATTTTCAATTTACGGAGTTCCTGGAAAGCTGAAGAGAGCTGCCCTTTCCCCCCGTCGATAATAATTAAGTCCGGCATTTCGTGTTTATCTTCAAGCAGGCGGGAATAACGCCTCCTCACAACTTCGGCAATGGAAGCAAAGTCGTCAATCCCTTTCACACTTTCGATTTTGAAGCGGCGGTAGTTGTGTTTGTCAGGCCGACCGCCTCTGAACTGGACCATCGAACCTACGGTAGCGGTG
This genomic interval carries:
- a CDS encoding DUF5683 domain-containing protein; amino-acid sequence: MSQPNKSPGFAAVLSFFIPGLGQIYNGQIMKGIIFIILASIFGFLTVVLIGYILYPLFWIYNLYDAYNTAREINERYGGYY
- a CDS encoding TIGR04083 family peptide-modifying radical SAM enzyme, which codes for MPFHVMLIPTLGCPSNCNYCWSSEEKSPIMSIETIKEVVEWLKVFRQDPVTFTFHGGEPLLAGADFYREALPLLAEGLSPRNIAFAIQTNLWKLTPEIAEIFARYNVPIGSSLDGPRELNDLQRGKGYYEKTMKGYEIAKDHGLTVRFITTFTSHSVKFREDIFNFYLEKGLTLKLHPCLPSLKGDNPEKWALDPEKYGELLIYLLDKYLENLGKIEVMNIDQLCKCVFTGRGTVCTYVDCMGDTFAVGPDGGIYPCYRFVGMPEYVMGNVYDRPTIADLAQSEAWKLMHKYKEFVDSACSKCSHIKYCRGGCPYNALVPTDGEIKAVDPHCVAYKMIFDEITDRVNQEMFGSAGGMDMFLPQTMKPSRPGIMSLMLKKI
- the uvrB gene encoding excinuclease ABC subunit UvrB; its protein translation is MKVSSQTSGESSKKKFELLHDARYWDSPQFKLVSGFEPKGSQPQAIEKLVEGLRKGEQFQTLLGVTGSGKTYTVANVINQVRKPTLVIAHNKTLAAQLYNEFREFFPENRVEYFVSYYDYYQPESYLPAKDQYIEKDAQINPKIEQMRLAATASLMSRQDVIVVASVSCIYGLGNPENFQKMGFELKVGDKVQRKEILEKLIDIQFERNDMELMPGRFRVKGDTIDIIPGYFDDIIRVELFGDEVDRISEVDKQTGQRKEDMDYFFIYPARHYVIPEEEQKSAIRSILEELEEHLPTLGLLESHRLKQRTLYDMEMIEETGNCKGIENYSRHFDHRQPGEQPFCLLDYFPDDFLLVIDESHQTIPQLHGMYNGDRSRKKSLIDYGFRLPSAYDNRPLKFEEFEIYMKNVIFVSATPSDYEREHSARIVEQIIRPTGLVDPEVEIRPLEGQVKDVMQEIRKIVERGDRALVTTLTKKLAEELTEFLARNEIKARYLHSDIKTIERTEIIRELRLGKFDVLVGINLLREGLDIPEVGFIGILDADKEGFLRDSKSLIQIIGRAARNSSSKVVLYADNRTDSIKKAVNETERRRSMQISYNEEHGIIPKTIRKPIREKVVDITDTKHIPKTDIPNVIIELDAEMREAADRLDFERAIQLRELIKNLEKEIKAV
- a CDS encoding ISH3 family transposase, giving the protein MSLLSYKPGNNPKLELKAKECIDAVLRSLTDHVTIKINGSLTSEDVFRTVVSMSVNRNSVHSVATQYQNVACETSLRCHLKKLNMEELIKSNEKILLQELIKTLKTGKSYKFAVDYTNDPYYGKKDPSNEKYVICGQAKKSTNSFYSYVSLYIINKNERFTISVLPVEKDKTKVEYLSHFISLIKKLNFNIKILCLDREFYSIDVFKFLQSNQVPHIVPVVKKGKRMKQILKGNKARSEQYVMKNSKKKILLDIIIDVKYLKGKRDKKGCENLGFVVFGIKWSPRKVSTVYRRRFAIESSYRMRNVVKPKTSSKNAIIRYFYALISFLLKNIWLYLQKKHFTIVKRGPQVIDEDKFRFEMFILLIEEWLRRKLKVRLVVECLR
- a CDS encoding IS110 family RNA-guided transposase, with the protein product MEGEINKSCGLDIHKRFVIATILSRSGEKQLQRFDRDDDGILALKNWVTSEKCDVVACESTSDFWVPIYEALIDHLPVIVGNARDMKAFTHKKTDKIDSEVIAQLALNKMVQPSRVFPKRHREFRSYVRLRLTLVRKRTDIKNEAHAILSSEMLHLGDVLTDIFGKNGRAILAGISSGKNVDQIIESLSPNVRKKGVQIREILDREISQSAAIRLQICLDLIKHLDDEIEVLEREIFNYAYQKHKREMEILLSVPGIGEIGAATLIAEIGNFSDFLSGDKLASWLGLVPNVYQSADKYHNGRITKRGSKVARWILTQIAQAAARKKNSKLKEFFNRKKKTIGHAKAIIALARKIATIVWHLITKDEMYEDETGYEKGEVKKRKIVETEIFSVDERITIISGIIAMMGKKDGEST
- a CDS encoding PEF-CTERM sorting domain-containing protein, giving the protein MKLKYIIGVLALLLLMVGTASAETFYLTNTSENVDGISIKVTCNGTHIIITDESTVVNGEKADIKGIRLYLRNEYVKSVADPDHSDNVWTHTSDYKSNFAGFGEFFTLCDKSTDKTKSRGPIVIELNQSLAQLPENALKNSIVVHLGFGTDILDVSGKNQDSSWVTGGAHIPEFPTIALPVAAILGIMFIFSRRNQK
- a CDS encoding flavin reductase family protein, which encodes MKLKPSKREQIFPLPVALISTVSKEGIRNAAPWSNVTPILRPLDEVVLASWLKRDTLANIRETGGFVINIPPVEMAEAVMICSRNYPPEVDEFEMAGLKSHPSEEILAPGIEGCLAWAECTLVEEILRENFSLIIGKVVNLEVDEKFFDEEGKMDFENAKPMSCMLGSKGLTFTCPRDSGKSADYSEMFLGGKEALSPRP